A genomic segment from Aegilops tauschii subsp. strangulata cultivar AL8/78 chromosome 1, Aet v6.0, whole genome shotgun sequence encodes:
- the LOC109733680 gene encoding PH, RCC1 and FYVE domains-containing protein 1 — MMSDASSDLGGGRAGPVERDIEQAITALKKGAYLLKYGRRGKPKFCPFRLSNDESILIWFSGKEEKQLRLSHVSRIIPGQRTAIFQRYPRPEKECQSFSLISHDRSLDIICKDKDEAEVWFAGLKTLISRSHQRKWRTESRSDMLSSGTTSPRTYTRRSSPLSSPFSSNDSVHKDGSENYRLRSPYGSPPKVGLDKAFSDIVSYAAPPRPFFPSDSNVGSVHSVSSGHSDNTNGNSRGIPMDAFRVSLSSAVSSSSHGSGHDDGDALGDVFIWGEGTGEGILGGGNSRVGSSSGAKMDCLVPKPLEFAGRLDVQNISCGGRHATLVTKQGEVYSWGEESGGRLGHGVDCDVPQPKLIDALAHMNIELVACGEYHTCAVTLSGDLYTWGNGTFNFGLSGHGNEVSHWMPKRLNGPLEGVHVSSISCGPWHTAVVTSAGQLFTFGDGSFGVLGHGDRQSISVPREVESLKGLRTVRAACGVWHTAAVVEVMVGNSSSSNCSSGKIFTWGDGDKGRLGHGDKETRLVPTCVASLVEPNFCQVACGHCFTVALTTSGHVYTMGSSVYGQLGNPQADGMVPARVEGKLHKNFVEEISCGAYHVAVLTSRTEVYTWGKGANGRLGHGDTDDRNSPTLVEALKDKQVRSVVCGINFTAAICIHKWVSGVDQSMCSGCRLPFNLRRKRHNCYNCALVFCHSCSSKKSLKASLAPNPNKPYRVCDSCYGKLNKGPETDRYSSAKRGAILQGFNDSINDDSETRSNVQLSRLSSMESFKNMDSRYSKKNKKFEFNSSRVSPIPNGSSHWSGLNISKSFGSSKKFFSASVPGSRIASRATSPVSRRTSPPRSTTPTPTLGGLTSPRVVVDGTKPIKDSVSQEVIHLRSQVENLTRKSHLLEVELERTTKQLKEAISIAGEETAKCKAAKEVIKSLTAQLKGMAEKLPEGAGAGAGAGVVKHSRLPPLSGVPVNDISMATENLGSPRNSGEPYLNGSNGLIVSNGPSSVRNKTHLEVGKNGTRQPDSDSKPDSEWVEQDEPGVYITLTALPGGARDLRRVRFSRKRFSETQAEQWWQENRARVYELYNVRVVDKSVTSIDSDVPH; from the exons ATGATGTCGGACGCCTCGTCGGATCTCGGCGGCGGAAGGGCCGGGCCCGTGGAGCGCGACATCGAGCAG GCCATCACTGCTCTCAAGAAAGGAGCATACCTGCTGAAGTATGGACGTAGAGGGAAGCCGAAATTTTGTCCCTTCAGGCTTTCCAAT GATGAATCCATATTGATTTGGTTCTCAGGGAAAGAGGAGAAGCAACTAAGATTGAGTCATGTGTCCAGAATAATTCCTGGACAGCGAACT GCGATTTTTCAGAGGTATCCACGACCTGAGAAGGAATGCCAGTCATTTTCTCTCATATCCCATGATAGATCATTGGACATT ATATGCAAAGATAAAGATGAAGCTGAAGTGTGGTTTGCTGGGCTAAAAACACTGATATCACGTAGTCACCAAAGAAAATGGAGAACAGAATCAAGAAGTGATATGCTTTCCTCTGGTACAACTAGTCCAAGAACTTACACGAGAAGGAGCTCTCCCTTGAGTTCTCCTTTCAGTAGCAATGATAGTGTCCACAAG GATGGCAGCGAAAATTATCGACTCCGGAGTCCATATGGGAGTCCACCAAAGGTTGGCTTGGACAAGGCCTTCTCTGACATTGTATCATAtgcagccccacctaggcccTTCTTCCCATCGGATTCTAATGTTGGATCAGTTCACTCTGTGTCTTCTGGGCACTCAGATAACACAAATGGGAACTCGAGGGGCATCCCAATGGATGCTTTCCGAGTTAGTTTATCAAGTGCTGTCAGTTCATCAAGTCATGGTTCTGGTCATGATGATGGCGATGCTCTAGGTGATGTTTTCATTTGGGGAGAGGGAACTGGGGAGGGAATTCTTGGTGGTGGCAATTCAAGGGTTGGAAGTTCCTCGGGTGCAAAGATGGATTGTCTTGTACCGAAGCCATTGGAGTTTGCTGGAAGGCTTGATGTGCAGAACATTTCATGTGGAGGAAGGCATGCTACACTTGTCACTAAGCAGGGAGAGGTCTACTCTTGGGGTGAGGAGTCAGGTGGGCGTCTTGGTCATGGTGTGGACTGTGACGTGCCCCAGCCAAAACTTATCGATGCTCTTGCTCATATGAACATTGAGCTAGTAGCATGTGGTGAGTACCATACTTGCGCAGTCACGCTCTCTGGAGATTTGTACACATGGGGAAATGGCACCTTTAATTTTGGACTTTCAGGTCATGGGAATGAAGTCAGTCATTGGATGCCCAAAAGGCTCAATGGACCATTAGAAGGCGTACATGTTTCGTCTATTTCATGTGGCCCTTGGCACACAGCTGTAGTAACATCTGCAGGGCAGCTATTCACATTTGGAGATGGCTCTTTTGGAGTTCTAGGTCATGGAGATCGTCAGAGTATTTCGGTACCAAGGGAGGTGGAATCCCTGAAAGGGCTACGGACTGTTCGGGCAGCTTGTGGTGTGTGGCACACAGCCGCCGTTGTTGAAGTTATGGTTGGGAATTCAAGttccagcaattgttcttctgGCAAGATATTTACATGGGGTGATGGTGATAAAGGTCGTTTGGGACATGGTGACAAAGAAACAAGACTTGTCCCAACGTGTGTGGCTTCTTTGGTTGAGCCTAACTTTTGCCAAGTAGCTTGTGGTCATTGTTTCACGGTGGCACTAACAACCTCAGGGCATGTGTACACAATGGGAAGTTCTGTCTATGGTCAGCTTGGAAATCCACAAGCAGATGGCATGGTTCCTGCGCGTGTTGAAGGAAAGCTACATAAAAACTTCGTGGAGGAGATTTCATGTGGCGCTTATCATGTTGCTGTCTTGACTTCCAGGACAGAGGTGTATACATGGGGTAAAGGTGCTAATGGCCGGTTAGGACATGGTGATACTGATGATAGGAATTCTCCTACACTAGTTGAAGCTCTGAAAGATAAGCAAGTCAGGAGTGTTGTTTGTGGAATTAACTTCACTGCAGCAATATGCATTCACAAGTGGGTGTCTGGAGTTGACCAGTCCATGTGTTCTGGATGTCGCTTGCCGTTTAACTTGAGGAGAAAACGGCATAATTGCTACAACTGTGCTCTTGTATTTTGTCATTCCTGCAGCAGTAAGAAATCTCTGAAGGCTTCATTAGCACCAAACCCAAACAAGCCTTACCGTGTCTGTGATAGCTGCTACGGTAAACTTAATAAGGGACCTGAGACAGATAGGTATTCTTCAGCAAAGCGCGGAGCTATCTTACAAGGGTTCAATGATTCTATCAATGATGATTCGGAGACAAGGTCAAATGTCCAATTGTCTAGATTGTCATCAATGGAATCTTTCAAGAACATGGATAGCAGATATTCAAAGAAAAATAAGAAGTTTGAGTTTAATAGCAGCCGTGTTTCCCCTATTCCAAATGGCAGCTCTCACTGGAGCGGGCTCAACATTTCTAAATCTTTTGGCTCATCAAAGAAATTTTTCTCAGCGTCTGTTCCTGGATCAAGAATTGCTTCTAGGGCAACGTCACCTGTCTCAAGAAGAACAAGCCCTCCTCGATCTACAACTCCAACACCTACCTTGGGTGGTCTAACATCTCCTAGAGTTGTTGTAGATGGTACAAAGCCAATAAAGGACAGTGTAAGCCAAGAGGTTATACATTTGAGATCTCAG GTGGAAAATCTTACTCGGAAGTCCCACCTACTGGAAGTTGAATTGGAGAGAACAACTAAACAGTTAAAGGAAGCTATTTCCATTGCAGGGGAGGAAACTGCAAAGTGCAAAGCTGCAAAAGAAGTAATCAAGTCGCTCACTGCACAA TTGAAGGGTATGGCAGAgaagctacctgaaggagcaggagcaggagcaggGGCAGGGGTGGTTAAGCACAGTAGACTGCCACCACTTTCTGGAGTGCCTGTTAATGATATATCAATGGCAACTGAGAATTTAGGTAGCCCAAGAAATTCAGGAGAGCCATATTTGAACGGGTCTAATGGGTTGATTGTTTCTAATGGACCAAGTTCAGTTAGAAATAAGACTCACCTGGAAGTTGGCAAGAATGGAACCAGACAGCCCGATTCAGACTCTAAGCCTGATTCTGAATGGGTAGAGCAAGATGAACCAGGGGTCTACATCACCCTTACGGCCCTACCTGGAGGGGCTAGAGATCTTAGGAGGGTACGGTTCAG CCGGAAGCGTTTCAGCGAGACGCAAGCAGAGCAATGGTGGCAAGAGAACCGGGCAAGGGTATACGAGCTGTATAACGTTCGTGTGGTGGACAAATCGGTCACCAGTATTGATAGTGATGTACCTCACTGA